In Nocardia yunnanensis, one DNA window encodes the following:
- a CDS encoding acyl-CoA dehydrogenase family protein translates to MNTDSDLADFRHEVEHWVRAHLPAKWLAAIDSGDLDAEPALSDPAAARQWFTLLSERGWTVPQWPHEHGGAGLDAEHAEVVRTELARYRADLPVYHFVPLMLAGPAIMSWGTAEQRAFHLPGIASGAEMWCQLFSEPGAGSDLASLATRAVATDDGHWIVTGQKIWSSFADRSGYGLLLARTDPEQPKHAGITCFLLDMRLPGVRTRPLRQLTGGEHFCEVFLDEVIVPDSARLGPVHEGWRVALSTLSAERSGLSGGSEAGGLTLAPVLARAHDSGRWAEEPVRDRLAALYATERALTLTNLRIRAQAQSGTRASGSASIGSITKLVQSELAQRIAEIDFELAGARAAYWDSDDLEALVAAEPGAEPMPAQAHALLDSRRFTIAGGTSEIQRTIIGERVLGLDREPDPDRGRPWRELRRG, encoded by the coding sequence ATGAACACTGATTCCGACCTGGCGGACTTCCGTCACGAAGTCGAACACTGGGTGCGCGCTCATCTGCCGGCGAAGTGGTTGGCGGCCATCGATTCCGGTGATCTCGACGCCGAACCCGCGCTGTCCGACCCGGCCGCGGCGCGGCAGTGGTTCACCCTGCTGAGCGAGCGGGGGTGGACGGTGCCGCAGTGGCCGCACGAGCACGGCGGCGCGGGCCTGGACGCCGAGCACGCCGAGGTGGTGCGCACCGAACTCGCGCGGTACCGCGCCGATCTGCCGGTGTATCACTTCGTGCCGCTGATGTTGGCCGGGCCCGCGATCATGAGCTGGGGCACCGCCGAACAGCGGGCGTTTCACCTGCCCGGTATCGCGTCCGGCGCCGAGATGTGGTGTCAGTTGTTCAGCGAGCCCGGTGCGGGTTCCGATCTGGCGTCGCTGGCCACGCGTGCGGTCGCGACCGACGACGGGCATTGGATCGTCACCGGCCAGAAGATCTGGAGTTCGTTCGCCGACCGGTCGGGTTACGGTCTGCTGCTGGCCCGCACCGATCCGGAACAGCCCAAACACGCGGGCATCACCTGCTTTCTGCTGGACATGCGGCTGCCGGGCGTGCGGACGCGGCCGTTGCGGCAGCTCACCGGCGGCGAGCACTTCTGCGAGGTGTTCCTCGACGAGGTGATCGTGCCCGACAGCGCCCGGTTGGGTCCGGTGCACGAAGGCTGGCGGGTGGCGTTGTCCACCCTCAGCGCCGAACGCTCGGGACTGTCGGGCGGCAGTGAAGCCGGCGGTCTCACCCTCGCGCCGGTGCTCGCGCGCGCTCACGACAGCGGGCGGTGGGCCGAGGAACCGGTGCGGGATCGATTGGCCGCGCTGTACGCCACCGAGCGGGCCCTCACGCTCACCAATCTCCGCATCCGCGCACAAGCCCAATCGGGCACGCGCGCTTCGGGTTCCGCCTCGATCGGGTCGATCACTAAACTGGTGCAGTCCGAGCTGGCCCAGCGCATCGCCGAGATCGATTTCGAGCTGGCCGGCGCCCGGGCGGCCTACTGGGACTCCGATGATCTCGAGGCGCTGGTGGCGGCCGAACCCGGGGCCGAGCCGATGCCCGCGCAGGCGCACGCGCTGCTCGACAGCCGTCGCTTCACCATCGCGGGCGGCACCTCGGAGATCCAGCGCACCATCATCGGCGAACGCGTACTCGGCCTGGACCGGGAACCCGATCCCGATCGCGGCCGGCCGTGGCGCGAGTTGCGCCGTGGCTGA
- a CDS encoding acyl-CoA dehydrogenase family protein — MTTIAPALFDFTDEHHALRDMLRHWFAQAATDDDPPIAWQRLCGEAGIGELLFGGADGQPPGTPIDLAILAEESGAALYGGPVLSAAMTAALAETTGDAGWPAASALRTGHERPAAATALLGGPDVGALPGMDAAQRVSGRVEPIWDAAGASLLLCTAVVDSTVPGAADSASRTAVVVLCAGTGDVRLSARQGLDLSRSVGAAECAGADTDCALHGAAGREALAAMRARGRLVLAAEGLGVARCALDRTVEHARTRVQFGRTIGSFQAVKHRLADLAAQVELTRSAVYGAAWGLTTSPEKHSTAIDLAVASALAAEAAVTVTTAAVQLHGGMAITWEHWAHRYLRRARAVTALAGGAAWHRRRLAELLDSTDGDDLARGGGDEH, encoded by the coding sequence ATGACCACCATCGCACCGGCGCTGTTCGACTTCACCGATGAACACCACGCCCTCCGAGACATGTTGCGCCACTGGTTCGCCCAGGCCGCGACGGACGACGACCCGCCAATAGCCTGGCAACGACTGTGCGGCGAGGCCGGAATCGGCGAACTCCTATTCGGCGGCGCGGACGGCCAACCACCCGGCACCCCCATCGATCTCGCCATCCTCGCCGAGGAATCCGGCGCCGCACTCTACGGCGGCCCCGTCCTCTCCGCCGCCATGACCGCCGCTCTGGCCGAGACGACGGGCGATGCGGGGTGGCCCGCCGCCTCGGCCCTCCGTACCGGGCACGAACGACCGGCCGCGGCCACCGCACTGCTGGGCGGGCCCGATGTCGGTGCGTTGCCCGGAATGGATGCGGCCCAGCGGGTTTCGGGACGCGTCGAGCCGATCTGGGATGCCGCCGGTGCTTCGTTGCTGCTGTGCACCGCCGTGGTGGACTCGACCGTGCCGGGTGCGGCGGATTCCGCATCGCGGACCGCAGTGGTCGTGCTCTGCGCCGGAACCGGCGATGTCAGGTTGTCCGCGCGGCAGGGCTTGGACCTGTCGCGATCGGTGGGTGCCGCCGAATGTGCTGGGGCGGACACGGATTGCGCGCTGCACGGCGCTGCCGGGCGCGAGGCGCTGGCCGCCATGCGGGCGCGGGGGCGGTTGGTGCTGGCGGCCGAGGGGCTCGGGGTGGCGCGTTGTGCGCTGGACCGGACCGTCGAGCATGCGCGGACGCGGGTGCAGTTCGGGCGGACGATCGGGTCGTTCCAGGCGGTCAAGCATCGGCTGGCGGATCTGGCGGCGCAGGTGGAGCTGACCCGCTCGGCGGTGTACGGGGCTGCCTGGGGGCTCACGACGAGCCCGGAAAAGCACAGTACCGCAATCGATCTCGCGGTGGCGTCGGCGCTTGCGGCCGAGGCTGCCGTCACCGTGACCACCGCGGCGGTGCAATTGCACGGGGGTATGGCGATCACGTGGGAACACTGGGCGCATCGGTATCTGCGGCGTGCCCGCGCCGTGACTGCGCTGGCGGGCGGTGCGGCATGGCATCGGCGGCGGCTGGCGGAGCTGCTGGACTCGACGGACGGCGACGATCTCGCGCGAGGTGGCGGCGATGAACACTGA
- a CDS encoding AMP-binding protein produces the protein MAYGLAAAAQRDPGGLAVTDGATEWTWPQLNSLVDRLAGHLLASGAGRGRRVAVMAENSAHTALAHLAATFAGASVVPVNFTLTAAEVRHILADSDAHTVLCSARTAPVVREVARDVRVIAWGAAESDGIEALETILETTPDVPVSERIAPAAPLYYTSGTTGVPKGVRLPEQMFPGGDSMVEHVRRLEASPVRPSGRHLIVGPMHHTGPIGGVRGLCVGAPLVILPKFDAEVVLRLIDRHRVASTMMVPTHFSRLLALPAATRARYDLSSLTAVVHTGAACPVHIKRAMIDWFGPILREAYGSTEVGTVTFIDSVEWLAHPGSVGRALPGYELTIRDADGGVLAAGEQGLVCVRSTNGAQPSYHNDPDKTRRSYLDGDAFVIGEIGYLDADGYLYLTDRASDMVVSGGVNIYPAESEAVLRTHPGVADVAVLGIPHADLGEQLLALVVPTQNPPSPAELVEFCRARLAHYKCPATVEFLADDPRTIMGKLDKRRLRERYLAARREPAATSGGPS, from the coding sequence GTGGCATACGGGCTGGCAGCGGCGGCACAGCGGGATCCGGGCGGGCTCGCCGTCACCGACGGCGCGACCGAATGGACGTGGCCGCAACTGAATTCGCTGGTCGACCGGCTGGCGGGCCATCTGCTCGCCAGCGGGGCCGGGCGCGGTAGGCGGGTTGCGGTGATGGCGGAGAACAGCGCTCACACCGCGCTGGCGCATCTGGCGGCGACCTTCGCGGGAGCGTCGGTGGTGCCGGTGAACTTCACCCTCACCGCCGCCGAGGTGCGCCACATTCTGGCCGACTCGGATGCGCACACCGTGCTGTGCAGTGCCCGCACCGCGCCGGTCGTGCGCGAGGTCGCCCGGGACGTTCGGGTGATCGCCTGGGGCGCAGCGGAATCGGACGGCATCGAGGCACTCGAAACGATTCTGGAGACGACACCGGATGTCCCGGTGTCCGAGCGGATCGCGCCGGCCGCGCCGCTGTACTACACCTCCGGGACCACCGGTGTGCCCAAGGGGGTGCGGCTGCCGGAACAGATGTTCCCCGGCGGGGATTCGATGGTCGAGCACGTCCGGCGACTGGAAGCCTCCCCGGTGCGGCCCAGCGGGCGGCATTTGATCGTGGGACCCATGCACCACACCGGTCCGATCGGCGGCGTGCGCGGGCTGTGCGTCGGTGCACCCCTGGTGATCCTGCCCAAATTCGACGCCGAGGTAGTACTGCGGCTCATCGATCGGCATCGAGTCGCGAGCACGATGATGGTGCCCACCCACTTCTCGCGACTGTTGGCGCTGCCCGCGGCGACCCGCGCCCGCTACGACCTGTCGAGCCTCACCGCCGTGGTGCATACGGGCGCGGCCTGCCCGGTCCACATCAAACGGGCCATGATCGACTGGTTCGGGCCGATCCTGCGAGAAGCGTACGGCTCCACTGAAGTCGGCACCGTGACGTTCATCGACTCCGTGGAGTGGCTGGCGCATCCGGGATCGGTCGGACGCGCGCTGCCCGGCTATGAGCTCACCATTCGCGATGCCGACGGCGGGGTGCTGGCGGCGGGGGAGCAGGGGCTGGTGTGCGTGCGCTCGACCAATGGCGCACAGCCGAGCTATCACAACGACCCTGACAAGACTCGGCGCAGCTATCTGGACGGGGATGCCTTCGTCATCGGCGAGATCGGGTATCTCGATGCGGACGGGTACCTGTATCTCACCGACCGCGCCTCGGACATGGTGGTCAGCGGCGGGGTCAATATCTACCCCGCCGAATCCGAGGCGGTGCTGCGCACCCATCCCGGGGTGGCCGACGTCGCGGTGCTCGGTATCCCGCACGCCGACCTCGGTGAACAGCTGCTCGCCTTGGTCGTCCCCACCCAGAACCCGCCCAGCCCAGCCGAACTCGTGGAATTCTGCCGAGCGCGCCTGGCGCACTACAAGTGCCCGGCGACCGTCGAATTCCTCGCCGACGACCCGCGCACCATCATGGGCAAACTCGACAAACGCCGCCTGCGGGAGCGCTATCTCGCCGCCCGCCGCGAACCCGCGGCCACCTCCGGGGGACCATCATGA
- a CDS encoding Zn-ribbon domain-containing OB-fold protein — MTTRPIDPAIMEWTEDRIALRGSRCARCGETDFPPQAACRRCGATETHTVRLPDRGVLWSWTIQRFPPPSPPYVPRSGEFEPFGLGYVELPGEVIVEALLTDADPAALRIGMPLRLIPFEVLSHCGERAITFAFAPETEGDRQ; from the coding sequence GTGACCACCAGACCGATCGATCCAGCAATCATGGAGTGGACCGAGGACCGCATCGCCTTGCGGGGCAGCCGTTGCGCGCGGTGCGGCGAAACCGATTTCCCGCCGCAGGCCGCCTGCCGGCGCTGCGGCGCGACCGAGACCCACACCGTGCGCCTGCCGGACCGGGGCGTGCTGTGGAGCTGGACGATTCAGCGGTTTCCGCCACCGAGCCCGCCCTACGTGCCGCGCTCCGGCGAGTTCGAGCCCTTCGGGCTCGGGTATGTGGAGTTGCCGGGCGAAGTGATCGTCGAGGCGCTGCTGACCGACGCCGATCCGGCCGCGCTGCGCATCGGAATGCCTTTGCGGCTCATCCCCTTCGAGGTGCTGTCCCACTGCGGCGAACGCGCGATCACCTTCGCCTTCGCGCCCGAGACCGAGGGAGACCGGCAGTGA
- a CDS encoding alpha-ketoacid dehydrogenase subunit beta: MLGFQALGSALDDMLGRDPSVFLLGEDIADPGGGVFKVTAGLSSKHGAHRVRATPISEQAIMGAAVGAAVAGMRPVAEIMLMDFLAVCLDQLSNHAAKLRYMSGGQTSVPLTVRCAAGAGMQFGAQHSEMLEAWLTHIPGLKVVVPSNPADAKGLLTACILDPDPCVIVEQSLLYFAPPQPVPVGHHVVPLGVAATVRSGRDITLISYGRQVHDAVAAAGVLAADGIEAEVLDLRSLVPLDERAVLESVARTRHAVVVHEAVRRNGFGAELAALISESLFDELGAPVARVAGANTPIPYAKPLEDAFLPSHDAIVTAVRATLARSRVRVAG; this comes from the coding sequence ATGCTCGGGTTCCAAGCCTTGGGCAGCGCACTCGACGACATGCTCGGCCGGGACCCGTCGGTGTTCCTGCTGGGCGAGGACATCGCCGATCCGGGCGGGGGCGTGTTCAAGGTGACGGCCGGACTGTCGAGCAAGCATGGGGCGCATCGGGTTCGGGCCACCCCGATCAGCGAGCAGGCCATCATGGGTGCGGCGGTCGGCGCGGCGGTGGCCGGCATGCGGCCGGTCGCGGAGATCATGCTCATGGACTTCCTGGCCGTGTGCCTGGACCAGCTGTCCAACCATGCCGCGAAACTGCGCTACATGTCCGGCGGGCAGACCAGCGTTCCGTTGACGGTGCGCTGCGCGGCCGGGGCCGGAATGCAGTTCGGCGCACAGCATTCGGAGATGCTGGAAGCGTGGCTCACCCATATCCCCGGGTTGAAGGTGGTGGTGCCGAGCAATCCGGCCGACGCCAAGGGGCTGCTGACCGCCTGCATCCTCGATCCGGATCCGTGTGTGATCGTGGAGCAGAGCCTGCTGTATTTCGCACCGCCGCAACCGGTTCCGGTCGGACACCATGTGGTGCCGCTGGGTGTGGCCGCCACCGTGCGATCCGGCCGCGACATCACGCTGATCTCGTACGGGCGTCAGGTGCACGACGCGGTCGCGGCCGCCGGGGTGTTGGCGGCGGACGGGATCGAGGCCGAGGTGCTGGACCTGCGGTCGCTGGTGCCGCTGGACGAGCGGGCGGTGCTGGAGTCGGTGGCGCGCACTCGGCACGCGGTCGTCGTGCACGAAGCCGTGCGGCGCAATGGTTTCGGTGCGGAACTGGCCGCCCTGATCAGCGAGTCGCTTTTCGACGAGCTGGGTGCGCCGGTGGCGCGGGTGGCCGGCGCGAACACGCCGATCCCGTACGCCAAACCGCTCGAGGACGCGTTCCTGCCCAGTCACGACGCCATAGTCACCGCCGTCCGCGCGACCCTCGCCCGGTCGCGGGTGCGCGTGGCGGGGTGA
- a CDS encoding 2Fe-2S iron-sulfur cluster-binding protein encodes MTVRPSGIRFSSAPGQPLMAAGVAAGYRWPTVCGGKGDCRVCFVEVLEHSERLSTPEPAEAQAIREISATLGRHAGPVRLACQARVHGDVVVHKRGVRPAPRENTEGGGRS; translated from the coding sequence GTGACGGTGCGCCCGTCCGGCATTCGATTCAGCAGCGCGCCCGGGCAGCCGCTCATGGCGGCCGGGGTCGCCGCGGGCTACCGCTGGCCGACGGTGTGCGGCGGCAAAGGCGATTGCCGGGTGTGCTTCGTCGAAGTCCTCGAACACAGCGAGCGGCTCTCGACACCCGAACCCGCCGAGGCACAGGCCATTCGAGAGATCAGCGCCACCCTCGGCCGGCATGCCGGTCCGGTCCGGCTGGCCTGTCAAGCCCGGGTGCACGGCGACGTGGTCGTGCACAAACGCGGGGTCCGCCCCGCACCCCGCGAGAACACCGAAGGAGGTGGCCGGTCGTGA